Proteins encoded by one window of Enterococcus saccharolyticus subsp. saccharolyticus:
- a CDS encoding TetR/AcrR family transcriptional regulator: MPTETFFNLPKEKQQRILDAAKKEFSRASLKDASIANVIKDAEIPRGSFYQYFKDKEDLYYYYFQTVRHDGHRYLISSIQQAKGDLFQGFEEYFAWMVPEIFVGDHALFYKNVFTNMDYHGFRRVAPHLEKNSEACQDKQLAHKKHQKDLLDAIDRSTLKVADDHELHLLLQLVMHTLFTTIADGYRRVLMDGSYDIEQINRNFESKVNWLKNGARKEQDE; this comes from the coding sequence ATGCCAACCGAAACTTTTTTTAACTTACCCAAAGAAAAGCAACAACGGATTTTAGATGCAGCAAAAAAAGAATTTTCAAGAGCATCATTGAAAGACGCCTCGATTGCTAATGTAATTAAAGATGCTGAAATTCCTAGAGGCAGTTTTTATCAATACTTTAAAGATAAAGAAGATTTATATTATTACTATTTTCAAACCGTGCGTCATGATGGTCATCGCTACTTAATTTCATCGATTCAACAAGCAAAGGGCGATTTATTTCAAGGATTTGAGGAGTATTTTGCATGGATGGTTCCTGAAATTTTTGTCGGCGATCATGCGTTATTTTACAAAAATGTTTTTACCAATATGGATTATCATGGTTTTCGTCGTGTTGCCCCACATTTAGAAAAAAATTCAGAGGCGTGTCAAGACAAACAACTGGCACATAAAAAACACCAGAAGGACTTATTGGATGCCATTGATCGCTCGACATTGAAAGTCGCTGACGACCATGAATTACATTTATTACTACAATTAGTGATGCATACGTTGTTTACAACGATAGCAGATGGGTATCGGCGTGTGTTAATGGATGGTTCATATGATATTGAGCAAATCAATCGGAATTTTGAAAGTAAAGTCAACTGGTTGAAAAATGGTGCACGAAAGGAGCAAGATGAATGA
- a CDS encoding zinc-binding dehydrogenase produces the protein MKTKAVRLYGKNDLRLEEFELPTIQEDEILASVVTDSICMSTWKLANQGADHKKAPDDVATNPIIIGHEFCGEILEVGAKWADRYQVGERYVVQANLQLPDRPDCPGYSYPYTGGDATYIIISKDVMEQDCLIPYKGETYFEGSLVEPLSCVIGAFEANYHLIEGTYEHQMGIKPDGNLLIIGGTGPMGLLAIDYALHGPIKPKHIVVTDRHQEKLDRAAKLYPSQNGITVTYINVRDVDNQVSVLKEAIFNQGYDDVFVMVPSKEAITDGSRLMNPDGCLNFFAGPQNKDFFAEVNFYDIHYSFMHYVGTSGGNTEDMRKAVQLIEEKKVRAANVVTHILGLDAVAETTLNQPTIGGGKKLIYTHKAMERTNLSELSENSDLRKILDKTDGIWSKEAEEYILTTQPEI, from the coding sequence ATGAAAACAAAAGCAGTTCGCTTATATGGTAAAAATGATTTACGATTAGAAGAATTTGAGTTGCCAACTATTCAAGAGGATGAAATTTTAGCTTCTGTGGTAACAGATAGTATTTGTATGTCTACTTGGAAACTAGCTAATCAAGGAGCAGATCATAAAAAGGCACCCGATGATGTTGCCACAAATCCGATTATTATTGGCCACGAATTTTGTGGAGAAATTTTAGAAGTGGGTGCTAAGTGGGCTGATCGTTATCAAGTCGGTGAACGCTATGTAGTTCAAGCAAATTTACAATTACCTGATCGTCCAGACTGTCCAGGATATTCTTACCCATATACAGGCGGCGATGCCACATATATTATTATTTCAAAAGATGTGATGGAACAAGATTGTTTAATTCCTTACAAAGGAGAAACATATTTCGAAGGTTCATTAGTTGAACCATTATCTTGTGTTATTGGTGCATTTGAAGCAAATTATCACCTGATTGAAGGTACGTATGAACATCAGATGGGAATTAAACCTGATGGGAATCTTTTAATTATAGGTGGAACTGGTCCGATGGGTTTATTAGCGATTGATTATGCTTTGCATGGACCAATCAAACCTAAGCACATAGTAGTTACCGATCGCCATCAAGAGAAACTAGACCGTGCTGCTAAATTATATCCTAGCCAAAATGGGATTACTGTGACCTATATCAATGTACGTGATGTCGATAATCAAGTTTCAGTATTGAAAGAGGCGATTTTTAATCAAGGATATGATGATGTATTTGTTATGGTACCTTCTAAAGAGGCCATTACAGACGGTTCAAGACTAATGAATCCTGATGGTTGTTTAAATTTCTTTGCAGGACCACAAAATAAAGATTTTTTTGCAGAAGTGAATTTTTATGATATTCATTATTCTTTCATGCATTATGTAGGAACTTCTGGTGGAAATACGGAGGATATGCGCAAAGCAGTCCAATTAATTGAAGAAAAAAAAGTTCGTGCTGCCAATGTAGTGACACATATTTTAGGTTTGGATGCAGTTGCAGAAACAACTTTAAACCAACCAACTATTGGCGGTGGGAAAAAATTAATTTATACTCATAAAGCGATGGAACGAACTAATTTGAGTGAGTTATCCGAAAACAGTGACTTGAGAAAAATTTTAGATAAAACTGACGGTATTTGGAGTAAAGAAGCTGAGGAGTACATCTTAACGACCCAACCAGAAATTTAA
- a CDS encoding mannose/fructose/sorbose PTS transporter subunit IID, with protein sequence MENTNQITIQSKITKQDLIRTFVYSNFQQASFNYERIHALAFCVDMIPTIQRVYETKEEQAEALKRHLTFFNVTPGMCGPVIGVTMAMEEARASGADIEEGTINSLKVGLMGPLAGVGDPLIWGTLRPITAALGASIALTGNVMGPLLFFIAFNAVRLALKWFGLTYGLKKGLDIVSDLSGNLLQKLTEGATILGLFIMGVLVTKWTTINVPLVVSKTTGPDGQEVITTVQNVLDDLVPGLLALGLTLLMMRLLKKKVSPIVLIFALFAVGIAGYAFGILG encoded by the coding sequence ATGGAAAATACCAATCAAATAACAATTCAGTCTAAAATCACCAAACAAGACTTAATTCGAACCTTTGTTTATTCAAATTTTCAACAAGCGTCTTTTAATTATGAAAGAATTCATGCATTAGCATTTTGTGTAGATATGATCCCAACAATTCAACGTGTTTATGAAACAAAGGAAGAGCAAGCAGAAGCGTTGAAACGCCATTTGACGTTCTTTAATGTGACTCCTGGAATGTGTGGACCAGTAATCGGTGTCACTATGGCAATGGAAGAAGCGCGAGCAAGTGGAGCAGATATTGAAGAAGGAACGATTAATAGCCTGAAAGTTGGTTTAATGGGACCGCTCGCAGGTGTGGGAGATCCTTTAATTTGGGGAACATTACGTCCAATTACTGCGGCTTTGGGTGCATCGATTGCATTAACTGGAAACGTTATGGGACCATTATTATTTTTTATTGCTTTTAATGCTGTTCGCTTAGCGTTAAAGTGGTTTGGTTTAACTTATGGCTTAAAAAAAGGTTTGGATATTGTTTCTGATTTATCAGGTAATTTATTACAAAAATTAACAGAAGGAGCCACGATTTTAGGATTATTTATCATGGGTGTCTTAGTAACAAAATGGACAACAATCAATGTGCCACTGGTGGTGTCAAAAACGACTGGACCAGATGGACAAGAAGTGATTACTACTGTTCAAAATGTCTTAGATGATTTAGTTCCAGGGTTATTGGCATTGGGCTTAACTTTATTAATGATGCGTTTATTGAAGAAAAAAGTGAGTCCGATTGTTTTAATTTTTGCTTTGTTTGCTGTCGGGATTGCTGGATATGCATTTGGCATTTTAGGGTAG
- a CDS encoding PTS mannose/fructose/sorbose transporter subunit IIC: MELSVIQIILIFLFSSIAGMGSVLDEFQTHRPIIACTVMGLILGDLTTGVILGGTLELIALGWMNIGAAQSPDSALASTISTILVIVGSQSIQNGIAVALPVAAAGQVLTVFVRTLTVAFQHAADKEAEKANFKRIILLHFSALLMQAMRVAIPTTIVAAFVSAEMVENMLAAIPDVVTGGLAVAGGFIVVVGYAMVLNMMSVKYLMPFFFLGFVLGGYLDFSLLSFGIIGLIMALLYVQLNPNFNKQAAIATVTASNTYDDLDDELED; the protein is encoded by the coding sequence ATGGAATTATCAGTGATTCAGATTATACTCATTTTTTTATTTTCAAGTATTGCTGGGATGGGCAGTGTGTTAGATGAATTCCAAACGCATCGTCCAATTATTGCTTGTACGGTGATGGGGTTAATTTTAGGTGATTTGACTACTGGCGTTATTTTAGGTGGCACTTTGGAGTTAATTGCTTTAGGATGGATGAACATTGGCGCAGCACAATCACCAGATTCAGCTTTAGCAAGTACCATCTCTACGATTTTAGTGATTGTTGGTAGTCAAAGTATTCAAAATGGCATTGCGGTAGCTTTACCTGTTGCAGCAGCCGGTCAAGTTTTGACGGTTTTTGTACGTACGTTAACAGTCGCCTTCCAGCATGCAGCGGATAAGGAAGCTGAAAAGGCCAATTTTAAACGTATTATCTTACTTCATTTCAGTGCTTTGTTGATGCAAGCAATGCGTGTAGCTATTCCAACGACAATTGTCGCTGCATTTGTTAGTGCAGAAATGGTCGAAAATATGTTGGCAGCTATTCCAGATGTGGTAACTGGTGGATTAGCTGTTGCAGGTGGATTTATTGTAGTTGTTGGGTATGCGATGGTACTTAATATGATGAGTGTGAAATATTTAATGCCATTTTTCTTCTTAGGTTTCGTTTTAGGCGGTTATTTAGACTTTAGTCTTTTATCGTTTGGGATTATTGGTTTAATTATGGCCTTATTGTATGTTCAGTTGAACCCCAATTTCAATAAACAAGCTGCGATTGCTACCGTAACTGCAAGTAATACTTACGATGATTTAGACGATGAACTAGAAGATTAA
- a CDS encoding mannose/fructose/sorbose PTS transporter subunit IIB produces the protein MQIRLARIDDRLIHGQVATVWAKEAGAQRIIVVSKEVADDQIRKTLVKQAAPPGIKANIIDVDKAVRVYNNPKYANETVFYLFTNPSEVLELIQKGVPIQSINIGGMQYKTGKTQVTKAVSVDATDVVAFRKLAELGVELDLRVVATDGKGDFALKLKEAGF, from the coding sequence ATGCAAATTCGATTAGCGAGAATAGATGACCGCTTGATTCATGGACAAGTAGCAACTGTATGGGCAAAAGAAGCAGGAGCACAGCGAATTATTGTTGTAAGTAAAGAAGTTGCTGATGACCAGATTCGTAAAACATTAGTGAAACAAGCTGCACCTCCTGGAATTAAAGCAAATATTATAGATGTAGACAAAGCGGTGAGAGTGTATAACAATCCAAAATATGCAAATGAAACAGTTTTTTATTTATTTACAAATCCTTCTGAAGTATTAGAACTTATTCAAAAAGGCGTACCAATTCAATCTATTAATATTGGCGGTATGCAATATAAAACAGGAAAAACGCAAGTAACTAAAGCTGTTTCTGTTGATGCAACAGACGTGGTGGCTTTTAGAAAGTTAGCTGAACTAGGTGTAGAATTAGACTTGCGTGTTGTAGCAACCGATGGAAAAGGAGACTTTGCATTGAAACTAAAAGAAGCAGGTTTCTAG
- a CDS encoding PTS sugar transporter subunit IIA produces MSSVVLVAHGKLANEMKNSAEMIFGELSDFQTVEFLKEDGFDSLKEKLQQVLNQTDESVIILADLFGGTPFNASCGLAMEYPKKQIEVISGMSLPLVLETATVYTDREAKAVADYLQEIASDTVRTFVIEEDDEEEL; encoded by the coding sequence ATGTCAAGTGTCGTTTTGGTTGCCCATGGAAAGTTAGCAAATGAAATGAAAAACTCTGCAGAAATGATTTTTGGTGAACTTTCAGATTTTCAAACTGTTGAATTTCTAAAAGAGGATGGTTTTGATTCATTAAAAGAAAAATTGCAGCAAGTATTGAATCAAACCGATGAATCGGTCATTATTCTAGCAGATTTATTTGGTGGCACGCCTTTTAATGCTAGCTGTGGTTTGGCGATGGAATATCCCAAAAAACAAATTGAAGTTATTTCGGGTATGTCATTACCGTTAGTTTTAGAAACAGCAACAGTCTATACTGATCGCGAAGCAAAAGCAGTAGCAGATTATTTGCAAGAAATTGCTAGTGACACTGTACGTACCTTTGTAATTGAAGAAGATGATGAGGAGGAATTATAA
- a CDS encoding SDR family oxidoreductase, whose product MSWLDIKGKTVIVTGGSSGIGAAIVKELCQLQVNVVNADLSEGNFSHDNLLFVQTDVTSRKSVEAVVEKAITHFGSIDGVVNNAGINIPALLVDEKQTENGKFEINDSLFDKIINVNQKGLYLMSQAVGRKLVEQGYGVIINMSSESGLEGSEGQSAYAATKAAVNSYTRSWAKELGKKGIRVVGIAPGIMEETGLRTLAYEEALAYTRGKTVAELRTGYSQTSTIPLGRSGKLSEVADLVAYFLSERSSYISGVTVNVAGGKTRG is encoded by the coding sequence ATGAGTTGGTTAGATATTAAAGGTAAAACAGTGATTGTTACGGGTGGCTCATCGGGAATTGGTGCTGCCATAGTGAAAGAATTATGTCAATTGCAGGTCAATGTTGTGAATGCAGATTTAAGTGAAGGAAATTTTAGTCATGATAATTTATTGTTTGTTCAAACAGATGTTACATCTAGAAAGTCAGTTGAAGCAGTAGTCGAAAAAGCGATAACGCATTTTGGAAGTATAGATGGTGTAGTGAATAACGCGGGTATTAACATTCCAGCATTATTGGTAGATGAAAAACAAACAGAGAATGGCAAATTTGAAATTAATGATTCATTATTTGACAAAATAATTAACGTAAATCAAAAAGGTCTGTACCTTATGAGTCAAGCTGTCGGTCGAAAATTAGTTGAACAAGGATATGGAGTTATTATTAACATGTCTTCTGAAAGCGGTTTAGAAGGGTCGGAAGGACAAAGCGCGTATGCAGCAACAAAAGCTGCTGTTAATAGTTATACACGTTCATGGGCAAAAGAATTAGGAAAAAAAGGAATTCGGGTTGTTGGTATTGCACCAGGTATCATGGAAGAAACAGGATTACGTACATTGGCATACGAAGAAGCCTTAGCTTACACTCGTGGCAAAACTGTAGCAGAGCTACGCACTGGTTATAGCCAAACAAGTACGATTCCATTAGGTCGAAGTGGAAAATTATCTGAAGTTGCTGATTTGGTTGCGTACTTCTTATCAGAGCGTTCAAGTTACATTTCAGGTGTTACAGTTAATGTTGCTGGTGGTAAAACGAGAGGATAG
- a CDS encoding sugar-binding transcriptional regulator gives MKHVEDKLLVQIAQMYYQEDKNQSQISKELNIHRSTISRLLKKSREEGIVTITINYDLAGTYTLEKELEEVYGLKKAIVVPTAVDIQSEQKLQLLGSATNDYLQSILDDNMTIGFSWGQAMSMVAAELQETEVQNLMCLPLIGGPSGRLIGEYHVNTITFEASKKLKSKAVLIDSPAFPETKELKEALMANQFNQDLVQLWQQLSIAVFGIGSPQMKDSARWQLFYDDNILEELEEQVVGDVVSRFYDAKGQHISSKLDERLIGISIDQLKKVDYRIAVAESLEKASAIRGALRGKYMNVLVTTQETAEAILKDI, from the coding sequence ATGAAGCATGTAGAAGATAAATTATTAGTTCAAATTGCCCAAATGTATTATCAAGAAGATAAAAATCAAAGTCAAATTTCAAAAGAGTTAAATATTCATCGAAGTACGATTAGTCGTTTATTAAAAAAATCGCGAGAAGAAGGAATTGTAACGATTACTATCAATTATGATTTAGCAGGTACGTATACACTAGAAAAAGAATTAGAAGAAGTCTATGGATTGAAAAAAGCAATTGTTGTTCCGACAGCAGTTGACATTCAATCAGAACAAAAACTACAATTGTTAGGTTCAGCTACAAATGATTATTTACAGTCTATTTTAGATGATAATATGACAATTGGCTTTTCATGGGGACAAGCGATGTCGATGGTAGCAGCAGAGCTTCAAGAAACAGAAGTACAAAATTTGATGTGTTTACCTTTAATTGGAGGCCCTTCTGGACGATTAATCGGAGAATATCATGTTAATACGATTACTTTTGAAGCATCCAAAAAATTAAAAAGTAAAGCAGTATTAATTGACTCACCAGCGTTTCCTGAAACGAAAGAATTAAAAGAAGCATTGATGGCAAATCAATTTAATCAAGATTTAGTTCAACTTTGGCAACAGTTATCCATTGCAGTTTTTGGAATTGGTAGCCCACAAATGAAAGATAGCGCACGCTGGCAACTTTTTTATGATGATAATATTTTAGAAGAACTAGAAGAACAAGTAGTTGGTGATGTGGTATCACGTTTTTATGATGCTAAAGGTCAGCACATTTCAAGCAAATTAGATGAACGCTTGATAGGTATCTCGATTGATCAGTTGAAAAAAGTGGATTATCGCATTGCTGTAGCAGAATCATTAGAAAAAGCTTCCGCTATTCGTGGTGCTTTACGTGGTAAATATATGAACGTATTAGTCACTACCCAAGAAACGGCAGAAGCAATTTTAAAAGATATTTGA
- the def gene encoding peptide deformylase, whose amino-acid sequence MITMDDIIREGHPTLRKVAEEVSFPLSEEDRQLGKDMMEFLENSQDPVKAEELDLRGGVGLAAPQVDVSKRMAAVLVPSSDPEREEPDFQAVLYNPKIMSHSVQEACLSDGEGCLSVDREVPGYVPRSARITLTYFNEEGEQQKIRLKNYTAIVVQHEIDHLNGVMFYDHINGQNPFALKEGILVIE is encoded by the coding sequence ATGATTACAATGGATGATATTATTCGTGAGGGACACCCAACTTTACGAAAAGTTGCTGAAGAAGTCTCTTTTCCGTTGAGTGAAGAAGATCGTCAATTAGGAAAAGATATGATGGAATTTTTAGAAAATAGTCAAGATCCAGTGAAAGCAGAAGAATTAGATTTGCGTGGAGGTGTCGGTTTAGCCGCACCGCAAGTGGATGTGTCAAAACGAATGGCAGCAGTGCTGGTACCAAGTTCTGACCCTGAACGTGAAGAACCTGATTTCCAAGCGGTTTTATATAATCCCAAAATTATGAGTCATTCTGTACAAGAAGCTTGTTTGTCGGATGGCGAAGGTTGCTTATCTGTCGATCGCGAAGTACCGGGATATGTTCCACGATCAGCTCGTATTACGTTGACTTATTTTAACGAAGAAGGCGAACAACAAAAAATTCGCTTAAAAAATTATACTGCTATTGTGGTCCAACATGAAATCGATCATTTAAACGGTGTAATGTTCTATGATCATATTAATGGACAAAATCCTTTTGCGTTAAAAGAAGGCATTTTAGTCATTGAATAA
- a CDS encoding HAD family hydrolase, which produces MIDTIIFDMDGVLVDSEYTFLRSKTDMLHAEGHFKEESYQYQFMGTTADFMWQTMKEELQLPRSVDEYIAEMNQRREAIIAKDGVRAIKHVQEFVKALAEAGFKLGVASSSRKTEIESHLIALGLRPYFSQLVSGEEVAHSKPAPDVFLKTAALLEANPKNCVVFEDTHNGSKAAKAAGMYCIGFANPDYPVQELIADEIIQDFREINVAELRQKA; this is translated from the coding sequence ATGATAGATACGATTATTTTTGATATGGACGGGGTATTGGTTGATTCTGAATATACATTTTTACGTTCTAAAACGGACATGTTGCATGCAGAAGGCCATTTCAAAGAAGAGTCGTACCAATACCAATTTATGGGGACAACAGCTGATTTTATGTGGCAAACGATGAAAGAAGAATTACAACTGCCACGTTCGGTAGACGAATATATCGCAGAAATGAATCAACGACGTGAAGCAATTATAGCTAAAGATGGCGTTCGAGCGATTAAGCATGTGCAAGAGTTTGTTAAAGCATTAGCCGAAGCTGGTTTCAAATTAGGTGTAGCATCTTCTTCACGAAAAACGGAAATTGAATCACATCTAATAGCATTAGGCTTACGTCCTTATTTTTCGCAACTGGTTAGTGGGGAAGAAGTTGCCCATTCCAAACCAGCACCGGATGTTTTTTTGAAAACAGCAGCGTTGTTAGAGGCCAATCCTAAAAATTGTGTCGTCTTTGAAGATACGCATAATGGGAGTAAAGCTGCCAAAGCCGCCGGAATGTATTGTATTGGTTTTGCCAACCCTGATTACCCTGTTCAAGAGTTGATTGCTGATGAGATTATTCAAGATTTTCGTGAAATAAATGTAGCAGAATTACGACAGAAAGCATAA
- a CDS encoding fructose-6-phosphate aldolase, translating into MEFMLDTVDLDKIRYYQAILPLAGVTSNPTILKQAGKIDFYTHLKEIQTLIDSASLHVQVVGETLEEILADAEEILSHLGSDVYIKIPVNEAGLAAMKQLKQKQVKVTATAIYTEMQGYLAIAAGADYLAPYYNRMENLNIDARDVIGALVAEIERTNAPSKVLAASFKNVAQVNVACRQGAHAITAGPDIFAQAFKMPAIQQAVTDFHQDWRETFEVETIKELSQ; encoded by the coding sequence ATGGAATTCATGTTAGATACCGTAGACTTAGATAAAATCCGTTATTATCAAGCAATTTTACCATTAGCAGGTGTGACTTCTAATCCGACTATTTTAAAACAAGCGGGTAAAATTGATTTCTACACGCACCTAAAAGAAATTCAAACACTCATTGATTCAGCAAGTTTGCATGTACAAGTGGTGGGTGAGACATTGGAGGAAATTTTAGCGGATGCCGAGGAAATTTTATCCCATTTAGGTAGCGATGTGTATATTAAAATTCCGGTGAATGAAGCTGGTTTAGCAGCTATGAAACAATTAAAGCAAAAACAAGTAAAGGTTACCGCAACTGCAATTTACACAGAAATGCAAGGATATTTGGCGATTGCAGCAGGGGCCGATTATTTAGCCCCTTATTACAATCGCATGGAAAACTTAAATATTGATGCACGTGATGTGATTGGTGCGTTGGTAGCAGAAATTGAGCGAACCAATGCACCAAGTAAAGTATTGGCTGCTAGTTTCAAAAACGTTGCGCAAGTCAATGTTGCTTGTCGCCAAGGTGCACATGCCATTACAGCAGGCCCCGATATCTTTGCACAAGCCTTTAAAATGCCTGCCATTCAGCAAGCAGTAACCGATTTTCATCAGGATTGGCGAGAAACGTTTGAAGTCGAAACGATTAAGGAGTTATCACAATGA
- a CDS encoding PTS glucitol/sorbitol transporter subunit IIA, whose protein sequence is MSVFTTTVLSIGPEAELFKEEKMVILFGKDAPDALADYCYNIEVRPTTGAITVKQELVIDDNHYQITSVGDVVLPNLENLGHITIKFDGATTPELPGTLYVEDKPMPEIGVGTTISIQ, encoded by the coding sequence ATGTCAGTATTTACTACAACGGTTCTGTCAATTGGACCAGAAGCAGAATTATTTAAAGAAGAAAAAATGGTGATTTTATTCGGAAAAGATGCCCCTGATGCGTTAGCCGATTACTGTTACAACATCGAAGTTCGTCCAACAACAGGCGCTATTACCGTCAAGCAAGAATTAGTTATTGATGACAATCATTATCAAATTACTTCGGTTGGAGATGTTGTTTTACCAAATTTAGAAAATTTAGGCCACATTACCATTAAATTTGATGGTGCGACAACACCAGAATTACCAGGAACGTTATACGTCGAAGATAAGCCGATGCCAGAAATTGGTGTTGGCACCACAATTAGTATCCAATAA
- the srlE gene encoding PTS glucitol/sorbitol transporter subunit IIB — MTYNSIRVVKGNGGYGGPLVITPTEEKHKFIYITGGGEKPAIVDKIVELTGMEAVNGFKTSIPDNEIALAIIDCGGTLRCGIYPKKGIPTINIVPTGKSGPLAQYIHEEIYVSAVDNAQISLATEEQTQTVATKTTEPKREFTYDTSKKITEQRAEQQNFIAKIGMGAGKVVATFNQSAREGVQTMIHTVIPFMAFVSLLIGVIQGSGIGNFFANIMAPLASNVVGLVIIGFVCSLPFLSPLLGPGAVISQVIGTLIGVEIGKGNIPPQLALPALFAINTQNACDFIPVGLGLEEAEAETVEVGVPAVLYSRFLNGVPRVVVAWLASFGLYS; from the coding sequence ATGACTTATAATAGTATTCGAGTAGTAAAAGGTAATGGAGGCTACGGTGGTCCGTTAGTGATTACACCAACTGAAGAAAAACATAAATTTATTTATATCACTGGTGGCGGTGAAAAACCAGCAATCGTCGATAAAATTGTTGAATTAACTGGTATGGAAGCAGTGAATGGCTTCAAGACATCTATTCCTGATAATGAAATCGCTTTAGCTATTATTGATTGTGGAGGGACTTTGCGTTGCGGCATTTATCCCAAAAAAGGAATTCCTACAATTAATATCGTTCCGACTGGCAAAAGCGGTCCATTAGCTCAATATATCCATGAAGAAATTTATGTATCTGCAGTCGATAATGCTCAAATTTCATTAGCAACTGAAGAGCAGACACAAACTGTTGCAACAAAAACAACTGAACCAAAACGTGAATTTACTTACGATACGAGTAAAAAAATTACCGAACAAAGAGCAGAACAACAAAACTTCATTGCAAAAATTGGAATGGGTGCAGGGAAAGTTGTAGCAACCTTTAATCAATCTGCACGTGAAGGTGTACAAACGATGATTCACACAGTCATTCCATTTATGGCATTTGTATCATTGTTAATCGGAGTGATTCAAGGATCAGGAATTGGGAACTTCTTTGCCAACATTATGGCACCGCTAGCAAGCAATGTTGTTGGTTTAGTGATTATTGGTTTTGTATGTTCACTACCATTTTTATCGCCATTATTAGGCCCGGGTGCGGTTATCAGTCAAGTAATCGGTACGTTAATTGGTGTAGAAATTGGAAAAGGCAACATTCCTCCACAACTTGCTTTGCCAGCATTATTTGCCATTAATACGCAAAATGCTTGTGACTTTATCCCAGTTGGCTTGGGTCTAGAAGAAGCGGAAGCAGAAACAGTGGAAGTGGGTGTACCCGCAGTCTTGTACTCTCGTTTCTTAAATGGGGTACCTCGTGTCGTGGTAGCTTGGTTAGCAAGTTTTGGATTGTATAGTTAA
- the srlA gene encoding PTS glucitol/sorbitol transporter subunit IIC: MEYITKFAEGFMNLFQTGAETFISWMTGIVPVVLMLMVAMNTLIAFLGEDRVTKVAKLSAKNPFTRYLVLPFLSAFMLGNPMSFTMARFLPEYYKPSYYAAQAQFCHTSNGVFPHINPGELFVWLGIAQGITTLGLNSMELAIRYMFVGILMNFIGGWVTDFTTAYVCKQQGITLSKTVKATLD, encoded by the coding sequence ATGGAGTATATTACTAAATTTGCGGAAGGGTTTATGAATCTGTTTCAAACGGGAGCAGAAACATTTATTTCATGGATGACAGGAATTGTTCCTGTTGTGTTAATGTTGATGGTTGCGATGAATACATTGATCGCCTTTTTAGGAGAAGATCGTGTAACCAAAGTGGCAAAATTATCTGCTAAAAATCCGTTTACGCGTTATCTAGTCTTACCTTTCTTGTCTGCTTTTATGTTGGGGAATCCGATGTCATTTACGATGGCCCGTTTTTTACCTGAATATTATAAACCTAGTTACTATGCGGCACAGGCACAATTCTGTCATACAAGTAATGGCGTGTTTCCACATATCAATCCAGGTGAATTGTTTGTTTGGTTAGGGATTGCACAAGGGATTACTACTTTAGGGCTTAACTCGATGGAATTGGCGATACGTTACATGTTTGTTGGTATCTTAATGAACTTTATCGGTGGTTGGGTGACCGACTTTACCACAGCGTATGTGTGTAAACAACAAGGGATTACACTTAGCAAAACAGTAAAAGCAACATTGGACTAG